From Trichoderma atroviride chromosome 1, complete sequence, one genomic window encodes:
- a CDS encoding uncharacterized protein (EggNog:ENOG41) — protein MAPSATLTTTLTSPITSSHHALTEYADPDALRTAFTLAMSSMYKSEVPLYGALIHIVNAVNASTRTADLDPRVLAMRHGNVASSRLDIERHGAIRLGTPYELRTVSRIFAVIGLYPVGYYNLAAAGLPMHATCFRPRTTASLKKNPFRVFTSLLRPELIRDEKARSLALKLLSKRNIFTAELITLLDLADKQNGRLTIDQGTRFVLQAMETFRWHGTAASSHEDYQLLKKEHQILADIACFRSAHINHLTPRTLDISAAQQKMKSQRLQVKDRIEGPPERNCPILLRQTSFLAIEEPVQFFTAQESQSRFVSGSHKARFGEIEERGAAVTLAGRQLYDELLNEAMAIAESTSQKSTPEELDRQVEVAFRKYPDDWKTLRAQKLVYFTYSVAKRRSPEIHDDSSSLEHLIQQGIIDITPITYEDFLPLSAAGIFRSNLGTQTSSASVDALSNEAGMEEALGAKLSSSDELYKTMENESIRKCEAELGIQIIV, from the coding sequence ATGGCTCCTAGCGCCACCCTCACAACAACCCTCACATCCCCAATCACATCTTCACACCATGCCCTCACCGAATATGCAGACCCCGACGCCCTCCGCACCGCCTTCACCCTCGCCATGTCCTCCATGTACAAATCCGAAGTCCCCCTCTACGGCGCCCTCATCCACATCGTCAACGCCGTCAACGCATCAACCCGCACCGCCGACCTCGACCCGCGCGTCCTCGCCATGCGCCACGGCAACGTCGCCTCCTCAAGACTAGACATTGAGCGCCACGGCGCAATCAGACTGGGCACTCCGTACGAGCTACGCACCGTGAGCCGCATCTTCGCTGTGATAGGCTTGTACCCCGTTGGATATTACAATCTTGCTGCGGCGGGACTGCCCATGCACGCAACGTGCTTCCGCCCACGCACCACCGCGTCTCTAAAGAAGAACCCCTTTCGGGTCTTCACCTCGTTACTCCGCCCAGAACTCATCCGTGACGAAAAAGCCCGCTCGCTGGCCTTGAAACTGCTCTCCAAGCGCAACATCTTCACCGCAGAGCTCATCACCCTCCTCGATCTCGCCGACAAGCAAAACGGCAGACTCACCATCGACCAAGGCACCCGCTTCGTCCTCCAAGCCATGGAAACATTCCGCTGGCACGGCACCGCCGCCTCTTCCCACGAAGACTACCAGCTTCTTAAAAAGGAACACCAGATCCTCGCAGACATTGCATGTTTCCGCAGCGCGCACATTAACCACCTCACGCCCCGCACACTGGACATTTCCGCCGCGCAGCAAAAGATGAAGTCGCAACGTCTTCAAGTAAAAGACCGGATCGAAGGCCCTCCCGAGAGAAACTGCCCCATTCTTCTCCGGCAGACGAGTTTCCTCGCTATTGAAGAGCCCGTCCAGTTCTTCACCGCGCAGGAATCGCAATCGAGATTCGTGTCTGGCTCGCATAAAGCGCGATTTGGCGAAATTGAAGAGCGCGGCGCAGCGGTGACTCTCGCAGGGAGACAATTATACGACGAGTTATTGAATGAAGCCATGGCAATTGCAGAGTCAACGTCTCAGAAATCCACCCCCGAAGAGCTGGATAGACAAGTTGAAGTTGCATTTCGGAAATACCCCGACGACTGGAAAACACTACGAGCGCAGAAACTCGTCTACTTCACATACAGCGTTGCAAAGAGACGTTCCCCAGAGATCCATGACGACTCATCTTCACTAGAACATCTCATCCAGCAGGGCATCATCGACATTACTCCCATAACATATGAAGATTTCCTGCCCCTGTCGGCCGCAGGCATTTTCCGATCCAATCTCGGGACTCAGACCTCGTCTGCATCTGTTGATGCGCTGTCTAATGAAGCTGGGATGGAGGAAGCGCTGGGGGCGAAACTGAGTAGCTCGGATGAACTGTACAAGACCATGGAGAATGAGAGCATTAGGAAATGtgaagctgagctggggATTCAGATCATTGTGTGA